A DNA window from Anastrepha ludens isolate Willacy chromosome 6, idAnaLude1.1, whole genome shotgun sequence contains the following coding sequences:
- the LOC128867466 gene encoding U7 snRNA-associated Sm-like protein LSm11, whose protein sequence is MSTDLPTIESEPESTSSMDSELDITSEKFDPLRALYEPGFVITKRQPKVIYQNIAALESAYKRVGILDLDKPAAKLTNKNKKAVDSGTNPSYSKQPTMNTEEGEQRRFQPHQMPIKGNRRKVKDMHNIFTYLDGVTGPMASLKQSIGEQHRVRVLIRTKSGIRGSVEGTLICFDKFWNLWLRNIKETWRRRKYKYGVNKMCGEPADCTERLRALGIELPRQQVKSINRKTVEISRELKQLFVRGEQVALVNILPHGIEISKPSTLKTSRN, encoded by the coding sequence ATGTCGACAGATTTGCCAACCATTGAATCTGAGCCAGAATCCACCAGCTCCATGGACAGCGAGTTAGATATTACCAGCGAAAAATTCGATCCCTTGCGCGCTCTGTATGAGCCGGGCTTCGTCATCACTAAGCGGCAACCAAAAGTGATTTACCAAAATATCGCTGCTTTGGAGAGTGCGTACAAACGTGTTGGCATTTTGGATCTCGATAAGCCTGCTGCAAAATTAacgaacaaaaataagaaagcgGTCGATAGTGGCACTAATCCGAGCTACTCCAAGCAACCGACAATGAACACTGAAGAGGGAGAGCAACGTCGCTTCCAGCCACATCAAATGCCCATAAAAGGAAACCGCCGTAAGGTGAAGGACATGCATAATATTTTCACATATCTCGATGGAGTAACTGGGCCAATGGCATCTTTAAAGCAATCAATAGGAGAGCAACATCGTGTCCGTGTACTGATACGGACAAAAAGCGGAATACGCGGAAGTGTGGAAGGGACGCTGATATGTTTTGACAAATTCTGGAATTTATGGCTGCGCAATATAAAAGAAACGTGGCGCCGTCGCAAGTACAAATATGGCGTAAATAAGATGTGTGGCGAACCAGCAGATTGTACTGAGAGATTGCGAGCTCTCGGTATCGAGTTGCCGAGACAGCAAGTGAAGAGTATTAATAGGAAAACTGTAGAAATTAGTAGAGAGTTAAAGCAGCTTTTCGTCCGTGGCGAGCAAGTGGCTTTAGTGAATATATTGCCACATGGAATAGAAATAAGCAAACCAAGTACGCTAAAAACTTCTCGCAATTGA
- the LOC128867465 gene encoding periodic tryptophan protein 1 homolog: protein MEEEGPQEASIDFVPALCFVPRGVAKERPEKIVLTQSELARIIDETRSHLQDEGEYDDDDDEDNEDEMEIDNEPVPSGGNRNEGDEFDFANYDNEQASNTADISAVVDPTEQLPDEDNDSEAEDEIIKPTDNLILVGHVQDDAASMEVWVFNEDEESLYTHHDFILPSFPLCIEWLNHDPGSDKTGNMCAIGCMDPVITIWDLDIQDSMEPTFKLGSKGSRKNHKEAFGHTDAVLDLSWNCHFEHILASGSVDQTLILWDLDEGQPHTTITAFEEKVQSVEFHPDEAQSILTGSADGVVRLFDCRNADTVDSDYVKWKIPGEVEKVLWNPSDTNHFVIGANDGSLHYADRRQPNKLLWSVKGHEEEISGVCFNKAVANLLTSTSTDGMLKVWDFNVGAIKEVYSHDFQMGRLQCMKQCPEDPFTLAFGGEKPPRCRIYNIKNFEVVRKVFKIPEVLQ, encoded by the coding sequence ATGGAAGAGGAAGGTCCTCAGGAAGCCAGCATTGACTTTGTGCCAGCCCTATGCTTTGTGCCACGCGGTGTTGCTAAGGAGCGCCCCGAAAAAATTGTACTCACACAGTCGGAACTGGCTCGTATTATTGATGAAACAAGAAGCCATCTGCAAGATGAGGGTGAatatgatgatgacgatgatgaagaCAACGAAGACGAAATGGAAATAGATAACGAACCAGTACCCAGTGGTGGGAATCGCAATGAAGGCGATGAATTTGATTTCGCTAACTACGACAACGAACAAGCTTCCAATACGGCTGATATTAGTGCTGTTGTTGATCCCACTGAACAATTGCCGGATGAAGACAATGATTCCGAAGCAGAGGACGAAATTATTAAGCCAACTGACAATTTAATATTGGTAGGTCACGTGCAGGACGATGCTGCATCTATGGAGGTTTGGGTGTTTAACGAGGACGAAGAATCGCTGTATACACATCATGATTTCATTCTTCCTAGTTTTCCACTGTGCATTGAATGGCTGAATCACGATCCAGGAAGCGATAAAACAGGCAACATGTGTGCTATTGGCTGTATGGATCCTGTTATTACCATTTGGGATTTAGATATACAAGATTCTATGGAGCCCACTTTTAAATTGGGTTCGAAAGGAAGTCGCAAAAATCATAAAGAAGCATTTGGGCATACAGATGCCGTTTTGGATCTTTCTTGGAATTGTCACTTTGAACATATACTTGCGAGTGGTTCTGTGGATCAGACCCTAATACTTTGGGATTTAGATGAAGGACAACCACACACTACCATAACAGCATTTGAAGAAAAGGTGCAATCGGTGGAGTTCCATCCGGATGAGGCACAAAGTATTTTAACGGGAAGTGCTGATGGTGTTGTACGTTTGTTTGATTGCCGAAATGCTGATACAGTTGACAGTGATTACGTTAAATGGAAAATACCTGGCGAAGTCGAAAAAGTGTTGTGGAATCCGAGTGATACCAATCATTTCGTTATTGGCGCAAACGATGGAAGTCTGCACTATGCGGACCGCAGACAGCCGAATAAACTGCTGTGGTCTGTTAAGGGGCATGAAGAAGAAATATCAGGTGTATGTTTTAATAAAGCTGTGGCCAATTTGTTGACATCCACATCGACGGATGGTATGTTGAAAGTGTGGGACTTCAATGTCGGTGCCATCAAAGAAGTATATTCTCATGACTTCCAAATGGGGCGGTTGCAATGTATGAAACAATGCCCGGAGGATCCTTTTACACTTGCGTTTGGAGGCGAAAAGCCGCCACGATGTCGCATCTATAATATCAAAAACTTTGAAGTTGTGAGGAAGGTTTTCAAAATACCTGAAGTTCTGCAATGA